A single genomic interval of Fusarium verticillioides 7600 chromosome 8, whole genome shotgun sequence harbors:
- a CDS encoding hypothetical protein (At least one base has a quality score < 10) — MSKLIKSSCKVQMRPLGLDHGSIKTAAEIISLSFASDPLIRWLSRDRSGPGWETLTPTLQQWQEARLRDYAVRGIAMEAVTMDGAHKSLGSCFLFPPGPLYRWLNPVWWPQYLRVLLDEWWVQPIEPFCSEKRIGIMMESHPDFEERIKKKYPPNSLYYLEIAAVRPDSQGMGVGRAIMQWVVQELGASPCYIECTDQKNVAIYLKYGFELVEEAELGDEEDAMPPTTLSYSIRDTSTLNN, encoded by the exons ATGTCAAAACTGATCAAGAGTTCGTGTAAAGTCCAGATGAGGCCACTTGGCCTAG ACCATGGCTCGATCaagactgctgctgagatCATTAGCCTTTCTTTCGCCTCAGATCCCTTGATCCGTTGGCTCTCTCGTGATCGCTCTGGTCCAGGCTGGGAGACTCTGACGCCTACCCTGCAGCAATGGCAAGAGGCACGTCTACGCGATTATGCGGTCCGTGGAATCGCTATGGAAGCGGTTACAATGGATGGCGCTCATAAAAGCCTTGGCTCTTGTTTTCTGTTTCCTCCTGGGCCATTGTATCGGTGGCTGAATCCAGTGTGGTGGCCGCAATATCTGAGAGTGCTATTGGATGAGTGGTGGGTTCAGCCAATCGAACCGTTCTGTTCAGAAAAG AGAATCGGAATCATGATGGAGTCTCATCCCGATTTCGAGGAGagaatcaagaagaagtacCCACCGAATTCTCTTTACTACCTCGAGATCGCTGCGGTCAGACCTGATTCACAAGGGATGGGAGTTGGGAGAGCTATCATGCAATGGGTGGTGCAGGAGCTAGGAGCCTCTCCATGCTATATTGAGTGTACAGACCAGAAGAATGTCGCGATCTACCTCAAGTATGgatttgagcttgttgaagaggcggAGTTGGGGGACGAGGAGGACGCAATGCCACCAACGACTTTATCTTACTCGATTAGAGATACATCGACACTCAACAATTAG